The nucleotide window AATTGATGTACGATTGaatataatagatattataattctaatatttatattttttcctTACAGACTTTAAAAAATAGGTATTTACGTACACACGACAAAAACGAACCACCACCGTTTTGGATATTATTACTATGTGGAACCACTTCTAGCACAGCTGGTCAAGTGTGTTCATATCCGTTAGCTTTAGTTAGGACACGATTGCAAGCCGATATAGCTCCAGATAAATCTCCTAACACCATGGTTGGTGTTTTTaaagatattattagaaaagaaGGTGTCCGTGGATTATACAGAGGTTTAACACCAAATTtcttgaaggtatatcatgattaattataaagttacatcgactatattttatatagagaTATGTGTAAACTATCtggttttttttatttcagGTGGCTCCAGCTGTATCAATTAGTTATATAGTCTACGAGAACTTCAGAGGGCTATTAGGTGTCAATATGACGTGATGAAGATTTATATTaggtaatattaattttattaaattattctttAAATCTATCTAAAGATATATAAGCCATTCAATCATCGGCTAGTGTAATAAGCAATTCGGGCACATTCTGCCCTTTGTTGAACGTAACGTCGCTTATTTATTGTTAACTTGAGGCTTTTCCAATTATTTGAGCGTTCACTATTTCTATTTTTCCCGGACGTATCAAGCTATCGTCGTATACCAATTAATACACGTTTGTGAAAGATTTCAATCAAGAGGCTACTTACAATAAAATGGCCAGTATAGGGAATTTGAAATAACTTCTAATTCATTTCTGCATGTACCTAATGCATATTGTATGTTCGGTAGATCGCATTAATGATTTGATTATAGTCCCTGTTGATAACTTTCattcatatttttttttctctaaGAAACAGAACGCATGTGTAGATCTTTAATTTCAAACGATAGTACAAATATCTTCAGAAAATAAGTATTACGACTTAATTTCATTTTATCTTTTCTTTTAGTTATTAAAAtgtaaaagaaaatgaaatttttcacACACCATTTACAAAATGTTCTAAAAACGatttaacatatatatatatatatatgtactcatatatatgtatatatatatatgtattggtAATACGAAACATGGTTTGATCAAAATGTAAACGACTGTATTCCTTAACAAATATACTAGAAAATGTTACAAATTGTGAAAATAGGGGGGGAGTAGGGTTATATTGATACTGTGATATGTATGGTTATAAGCTAAATTGGAAATGTGATTCAGAGCATAACATTCATTCATCGATTGtaagaaaatttatttaatttttcttaaTTCTATCGTCCAGTTACGCGttgacaaataataataataataataataataataataatctctcGGCAACCAAAATGTTATGCTATGAATTGCAATTAGAAAACTGTACGTTTCATCGATGTTTTTTATAGTTCATGTATTAAAATTTACTTCACAAACGGCGTTATTTATCACACGTTTGTTCCAACATAATTCATTCTTTAACTATTGAATTTTATGAACAAGCTGTGTATATcgtgtatattataaatatgtacAGTGATGCTTTACGGAAGTGTATCGTCGCAAGATAGTATTTATAGCCACGTCTATTCACTTTTACTTTTTGAAGTAATAGCAAGAATAATTACAAATGACAAGTGATGGTGGTAATGGTCTGTAATCTTCGTAATGCATTCTGAATGAACGCGAGCTAATATTTATGGAACAAGTTTTATAAAATTAGAGGACCTTATCACTATTTTCCATCAACTTTCACATGGGCAAAAATCTGCTTAAATGCAAAATCACAGAACCCGCGTTTTGGGTAATTCTAGCATTTACATTTTAAGTACATTTTACAAGAAAGTATCGTAATTCGAGTTAACATCTGGTGTAATTTTACGTTATAAGACAGTCATGATATTTTCAGAAGAAATACTTTGTAAATAATTCTTATAAGTTAAAAGGGAGCtatacaaaatttctttttaagtacgaaaatcaaacatattatatagcattatacaatttttttacaaaatttatatCCACTCCAAATTCAGGAATAGTGCGAATTGGTGAGAAATATTTTGGTTCTTTTTATGGCTCGATGTTCATGTACACGTAAGacttttgtaaaaaataaacataatttatacATTATTGTAAAACAATTTGGTTCCTAAGTAGTTAACACTGGTTGTCGATTTTGACTGGTAGCAGATTATGTATACATGTTTAGTTACATGATGCAAACGATCTTCCTGCCTCAacctattatacatatatgtatatatattaattataataattatattaattccaTTTAAGAATATACATAAGAGTTGTGCTTCATATAAAAATAGTCACTTTTTACTGTATTACCTATTTACCTACTACTACAATTTTATGTCATTCACCAAAGAATACCTTTTATGATTTGCCaaacaaatatataattatgttattcTTCATATATCTATCCCTACATGCAAAAGATGACATGATATTTATTCTTGCAAATAAAATAATTCTGTAGaaattttacattattatttttctaattaatttGTATCTTCTTGATGTATCTTCTTGAATTCAGTAttaaatagaatttttattattgGAATCGTGTACTTTGTATTCTGACTGATTGTAACCGTATTTAAAATAATgtgttaataaatttatttgtaGTACATTGTTGTTACAAAATTTTCGTGCATAATGATTGGGCAaataactattttattttatttatattttaacaaaaataCAAGTTCTTAAAGTAATATTTTATCCATTTaatgtatatttttttttattaaaaagttgTTACAAAATAGAAGCAGATTGAACTATACATGTTTATTAATCTAAAATGTTCTTAACCTtttgttaattatatatttttattcttaaCTAAAAATAAATATAGCCACTACAATATATCCActagaaaagaaaaaacaaaagacCAATACAGAGCCAGTGTATACTGAATGCTTGTACATTTGTCAGGAACATATTTCATTTATTACTGGAGCTATTAGTTTTTATACGAATTTGTAATGTTCGTTTATTAGTTTTGTTGGGTAATATTGCACATTTTCACAGTAGCAACTAATAGTAAAGTGATGTAAAATATTTCATCTTGTTGTATCAAAACTCTATTcagtatatacaaatatatatatataaatgaaaaaaaaatgaaatatcaGAAAATTATTCTTAAATGCTCGAAAGAACAAcctaatatatttgaaataatatgcaATGTCAAACCGACATTTCAGCACAAAATTGTCAGAATTCTTTTTCTAAACTACGCTTatctattaaatattattttaagtaaaatgcacatacatatgtatacaaaaTAGTAAGCCCAAGAATATGCTAAACATCAGAACATGATATCAGTGCGGAATGTCACAGACGGTTTTTGGGAAATATCTTTAGACTGTTTGTAAAAATTTTGCAGCATCTTCGTCTAGGATCCAATACAATTCTCCGTTGTGTGGCTGTACACGAGCAGCTGGTAAATTTTCTCTATCTTGCAAGATTTTCTGCGAGATATTAAATTGTGAAAATAGAAATATGGCTTCTACATAAATATAATCAGAAGAACGTCcggtataattttaattatataatcaCCTTAATAACTTCAGCTTTGCTAGATCCAGTAATGGCAAATATGCATTTTTTAGCATTATTTATTACAGGGAGCGTGAGCGTAATACGAAATGGAGGCGGCTTGGGAGAGTCATTAATTGGACAGACCCATAGGCTTGCTTCATTTAAAACCTTATGGTTAGGAAACAGTGAACATGTATGTCCATCAGGACCCAATCCCAAGAGAAGTACATCGAAACATGGAACACGGTCAGGAGGAAAGAAAACGGACATCTTCTTAATATAATCTTTTGCAGCTTCTTCAGCTGTAAATAGGATAATCTATGAAATAacataaacaaatttttgaatGGAAAAGTAGATTCtaagatattattattttaccagATAAATCTGCATTAATTTTTATGAATTGATCCTCTGTTACTGGTATCTTTCCTATTAATTTTGCTCTATATTCTCCATAAGTTGAATCATTACTGTCAAAAGGGACAACTCTTTCATCGCAGAAGAAAAAGTACCATTTAGTCCAGTCAGTTGTGATGCTGGGTAAACTCTGAGCCAATAGTTGCACCAAAGAACCCCCTGATACATACGAGTGTTTCGTTATTAAACAAAAATGTTCAATGTATACAATAATTTGGTCAAGTCAATGGTAAAGTCTTGAAAATAAGTACAGtgaattagcagcaaataaTAAACACAGTAACAAAAAACAAACTTCCATTATATAATTACACAATGTAGTTTACATAATTTCTAACCTATAAGATTTTACGTTTTAAAGGCATTGAAATAAAATGTATGCAATTactaatgtaaatgtaattacTAAAATTTTGGGAATAGTAAATTATATCGATAGTGAATTGAGATATGTCACCTGATAATCCAACTTTGAACGTTTCACCGCTATCAAGTGCTTCTTCGGCACTTTTTTGAAGGAGGTTAGACAAACATGATACCACAGATCCGTCCCGAGGGTCGATTAATATTTTCTCCATTATTAGCGATCGACTTTTAGACAGCTTTCAAATTTTTAATCATGCGTAAACCCGACGTGTTGAGTGGTACTAACTGGGAAATTTAAAGATGCAAGGTGATATTATATAGTTGCAAAGCATTGGTTAACATGTAATCAGAATACAGTCATGCCTCACCATAGTACATAAGCATTTTTATCCCCACAATTTTAATGCGCATTCAGGTTCGCGCAATTGCTTTAGAAGACGAGGAGGAGATGATCGAGAGAGACAGAACGAAACCAGAGGGCTCTATGTGTGAGTACCCACACGGACGAGAAACCTAGGCCGTCTCACTTTACCGTGCTTGCGGTCTCACTCTTTCCGCGCATCCGTACACCTGGCGCTCCATctgaattttaataattgtagaaatgattgcCGTTTCAAGACGTTCGCAAATACGCTGGATTGTGTGGTCGAGAATCCTACGGAACGAGAAGTATGAGTCGAATATCGCGCCAAGTATTTCAAATGCAAGCATGGTAAAGTGAGACAAGTCACATTGGTCATCGGTGTGacttgtttcgcttgtgttGTGCTAATGTCATGCTCTCTTGCTCGCTCCCCACTTCCCTCCTTTGTCTAAAACTGTGAGGGCAGCACTGTTTAGCTGTGAAGTGTCAACCAATCAGAGGAGAAGCAGTTTCACTACGCTTCATAATTATAAACCGGTTGCCCCCGCCTTGGCTTACTATGGTGAGGCACTACTGTACATATATACAACATTAGAGACTGACAATGATACGCGAGGATCTTACGATAACATCCTTCCGAACGTAATTCTGATTGGGATCTTAATTTATTTTACGTGAGAGACATATTTTCATATACCGTAAGATCTCACAATATAGATCGCTTTTGTAGGAAAAGAAATTGTGCTTAATACCAGTTACTTCATTGACATAACCTATAACCAACACATTCTCTCACAATATCAATTTTGAGTCCATCCTTTTCAATATTTCTCAAGTAGAAAGTATACTAATCTTGTTATGAGATTTCCTTCATAAATCAAAACGTACCTACTTATCAACAAAAGTGTAATTTAGTATCGAAGAACATATACATTATACTTACAGGGTTATTCACGAAACTTAGAATCTGCCGCGTGAGATAGGAACAGAGAGGAAATATGCGCGGCAACAGCGCCAACAAttcaatatatacatatagaacTGATCACATTATACATATGCATGTACATACATGCGCTATGCCCAAACGTAATTCTCTTTATAGACATTATAATGTCGTGCGATTCAAAAGATTTAGTGCGACGCTAGAGAGAATAAGAAAAGTTTCTTTTCGGCCAGATTGGCTGACAATTTACTTACATATATTGTAGCAGTGTTATGTGGTATATAGAATAATGCGGGATCGTCGTAAATCAAAGCATAAATAAGTATTACTGAAAATACCATTTTTAGTATGTCTGTATATTATCGTGAGaaattttgaagcttaattgaaGCTGTAACAGTAGCTTTAATTAGAGTATCAGCTAATTACATATGTatagtacatatgtatatgtattgacTAGCAGTAGAATACGAATGTATCATGCCCGGATTTTGCAAAAGTTGACGTATTTAAAACCCGGGTGTGGACACTCTTGTATCTTCTCATCGTTTCTGGCATATATGTAGGTACACAATATGTATGTATTGGCATGCACACATATGTATGCATATACATACAGCAGAAGAAGGTGTTGAACGtggtatgtacatacatacatacatacacacaccaTACATACATGTCAGGGACCAGAGTTTTCATGGTGTATGTATGTAGTATGTACGTGTATTCATACATGTCATGTTGCGCTTTGCGCTGTTGCCATTTGCCACTTCGCCACTGCCACTTGCGTTTAGGTTgtagatatacatatgtacatataaagTTTCGAGTTAAATGAATAGCCCTGTACAATTAGTTTTTGATAGAAGTTACAGGTTATAAAATTTCTAATGACTACTGAAACACTTGGATACACGAAATCTTGGGATCGTGTTACGATGAATAGTAGTATATAGACGAAGGCAAAAATACATTAAATGCTTACCATTCAATTAATCGGAAGTATTGCAGAGCAATCATGTCATTCTGTGTTCGCCTTGCTCGCAGTAAACCCATTCGTGTATTAGGAAGTATAGCTATGAAATGTTGGGCATTCTGTGGAACTTATATACTTGCTTGTTTTCTTTTATACTGGTTGTATGGTGGAATATCAGCTTTTTTCCTTCTTTGTTTTGCTACTACAGGTACACTCAATTATAACTTATTCAATCAAATTCGTCATTTTTAACGGTATTGAATAAAAATCTTGATTTATCTTTACAGGTATACTGTATCACAGAGAGGATCAGCTTGTGTATCGTCCAGAATGGCCAGCTAATTCTCGGGTATATGTTCCTGCACCTTCAATATTTAATTTACCTTATCAGAGTATATACACTAGATCAGGAGATGGTACAGTACTACACATGTTCTTTATTTCCAAACCAGAAGACAAAGCAAAAAAGGTGCCTACCTTATTGTTTCTCCATGGCAATGCTGGTAATATGGGACATAGGTCAGTGGTTCCAAATATTTTGTTTGTAATAGTTATCGTAGACTTTGATACTTAAAGTGTAACAGTACATTTTACAGGAAAAATTAATGATTAGTTAATGAACGTTTTAGGTTGCAGAATGCAGTCGAATTATATTATACTGTCCAGTGTAATATTTTAATGCTAGAGTACAGGGGATATGGATTATCGCAAGGTTCACCATCCGAAGAAGGCTTATATATGGATGCTTGTGCTGGAATTGAATATTTATGTAATCGAACAGACATAAATACTAATGAGATAATTGTATTCGGAAGATCTTTAGGTAATACATAGTTAAAGTAAATGACTtacattaaaaattgtaatttatgcttataaattatatttgtcTTTATAGGTGGAGCAGTAGCTATTAATTTAGCCACAAAACCAGAGAATTCTCAAAAAATTTGGTGTCTGATTCTAGAGAACACCTTTACCAGCATTCCAGATATGGCTGCATTGCTATTTGGACTAAAATTTTTACAGTATCTTCCACTCTTTCTATATAAAAATAAGGTAAATTGTTTTTTGTACTACAGAAAAGGTCTACAAGTTCTcttaacaaatgttttattccCATTATCATCAGAatgattaattaaattttctttacagTATCTGTCAATT belongs to Megalopta genalis isolate 19385.01 chromosome 1, iyMegGena1_principal, whole genome shotgun sequence and includes:
- the Pgls gene encoding 6-phosphogluconolactonase; this encodes MEKILIDPRDGSVVSCLSNLLQKSAEEALDSGETFKVGLSGGSLVQLLAQSLPSITTDWTKWYFFFCDERVVPFDSNDSTYGEYRAKLIGKIPVTEDQFIKINADLSAEEAAKDYIKKMSVFFPPDRVPCFDVLLLGLGPDGHTCSLFPNHKVLNEASLWVCPINDSPKPPPFRITLTLPVINNAKKCIFAITGSSKAEVIKKILQDRENLPAARVQPHNGELYWILDEDAAKFLQTV
- the Bem46 gene encoding abhydrolase domain containing 13-like protein Bem46, encoding MSFCVRLARSKPIRVLGSIAMKCWAFCGTYILACFLLYWLYGGISAFFLLCFATTGILYHREDQLVYRPEWPANSRVYVPAPSIFNLPYQSIYTRSGDGTVLHMFFISKPEDKAKKVPTLLFLHGNAGNMGHRLQNAVELYYTVQCNILMLEYRGYGLSQGSPSEEGLYMDACAGIEYLCNRTDINTNEIIVFGRSLGGAVAINLATKPENSQKIWCLILENTFTSIPDMAALLFGLKFLQYLPLFLYKNKYLSILKVRSVTVPTLFISGLADTLVPPRMMQDLYKNCRSSCKKILQVTGGTHNETWCQPGYYQNICTFLNELRENPPAQVTSTHWQIDDI